The nucleotide sequence gtaggataggGAATTCACCCGGTTCTGAAAACTCCGGTATTTGAAAATGTCTCGAAACTctgccaattttttttaaaaaaaaaagaataggaaaagaaaatatatttcaaaaaaaatgaatgaaagtgAGTCAACATCATATTTTTTCAATTATGTCAAAACTACCGAACTAcggggtctgattctcaccggatgtgagatatgtaggcaaacctcatcggttctggcccacaattttaaaaaaatacaaaaatattgtcctttaCTTCCTTCATTAGAAAAGTATTTATTTAgaccacaattttcaaaaaattcaaaaatattttcctttatttccttctttGGAAAAGTCTTTCCTTTAGacccaaatttaaaaaaaaatacaaaaatattttcttttaatttcttctcaaaatccaaaaatattttcattcttctttcgaaaattgaaaagaaaattcaagattcaatttttttttctttagaagtatttctttcataaagtcaaaataaaagtccaaaaattcaaaaatattttctttcttctttagaagtttttctttcgaaactccaaaaaaaaaaacaaaaaaagtttgaaactaaaaaaaatggaaaatattttttttcttctttagaagtctttctttcaaaaatttcgaaaaaaatttcaaacaaaactgaaataaaaaatcaagaaatatttttccttcttcttcaaaagtctttctttcaaaaattctttataaaataaaataacaaatccaaataaaaaaaattcattctttataagtctttctttcgaaaaaaaaaatagttagtttattttctttattcctgatcttcccgaactacgcaagatctgattcatgttcccacatgatacgtatgcaacccacatcaggttcgatcaactaaaaaaaatgaaaaaagaaaaaaaatgatgataataataaggactgactgagtccattctaatgtatcttttgttttgaattgtgaataaaGTTTGAGGTGGTCAGTTTTGGTAAGCGGACATCACAAGATCCAAGAAAAAATAATAACTGACATCGAAaatgttacaagtgctcaagagactcagggtcagagggttcaacaagagtctactgtggttgaggaaaatagaatactgaaacagaaaataactgaaatgtgtcaagcatgggccaatggccaaggacaaccttgtcacgagtcacaatttgctacccagcaagaataatcccactctcctgagtaccattCATATctatttgatcttcctgcaaagattgagaagcctgcccgaaagatggcacaggaagaaatgacccaaagagtgaaaaacttagaacaacagttgaaaaacatgcaagggttggcaggtcataagagtattgccttcaaggatctatgtatgttccccgatgtccacttgccgcctggttttaagactcccaaatttgaaaagtatgatggacaagGAGACCCCATaacccacctgaaaaggtattgcaatcagctaagaggttcgaaaagaaatgaagaattgctaatagcttattttggggaaagtcttacgggtgtagcctccgaatggtttatggatcaagacacatctcgctggtatatctaggatgacatggcacaacctttgtcaaacagttccaatgcAATATTGACATCGgcccagaccgcaattccctttcaaacctgaagaagaaaccaaccgaaagtttcagggaatatgccattaaatggagagagaaagcggctagagttaagccacccatggatgaccatgagctaatcactgtcttcctttaCGCCGAAGAGCCAGATtgttttcaaaacatgatgtccgcagtgggcAAATCCTTATCGGAAggaatcaaaatgggagaaatggtagagaatggtcttaagataggcaaaattataagtcaaacagttctcaaagctgcaactcaggctgtccagattgaatctgataattttagtgacacaaatgagaaggacaaataaatcatgatgacatcagggtcgagaagaggtcctaggagagcatctcgaaggtatgaccaGCCTCGTCTGTTTTCCGATGATGCTCCTGAGCACTACTATCCACTTCATAACTCACAATACTCTGTTGCTCCACCTCAATATGTTGTCCAACCACCAAATCACCTAAGAAGGCGAGCACGaacatcacaaaatctccaccagcctccacaaaattttcaggtgccctataactaacatccaagccagaggtataaaggggaacaaaggttgaaagataattttactcCAATAgaagagtcctatgcaagcttgtttgagaaattaaagcattatgacatgattgcacccatccctccaaatcatgtggacccacgtacAAGAAgatttgacccttctaaaaggtgtaaataccattccaatgcccaaggacacaatgttgaaagctgccggaatttgaaaagagaaatagaaaggattaTCCAAGAAAAgttgattgtgatccaagataatGACATCCAAAATAttacgcagaatcctttacctacatatgatgatgcacactttgtggggataaTGCCCGGTGACATGGAGAATAAGAATCCACTCAGGAACTTGccgactgaaattggagaaggccatgattattctgatgagcaaatttgtggctaaatgtcaagcttagcaattgaaaagtcattccctccttactaggaaggaatcttgatagcttgttttgatgttttttttattatcagggttatttcagggttgtgaaccagattttatttgttttattgagtcaaacccttctatccttctATTCTGTTTGTATGAGTCATGTCTGTttgttttgttgctattttcattatccgggttattttagggttgtaactcggatcataggttgtttttgttgttgtcaAACCCTTCCATCCTTATTCAATAAAATATAGTTTATCTCTCATGTCATTCTGTGTTTAGTTTTTTTTCCGCTAGTTCTAGTGATACGACATGCATGCGaaatttttggccagatcttagaaaattgatttaagcttgaattggataaCTGATAACAAGACATTTTTGATGATGAATAAAGATTTGAAATACTGGGGagctaaggtcgagtaaaattcaccttcaaatcattgtgaagatcaggcttgaggatgtttaatcaattgaagtttgttggaaattttgacattaagggatggagagtgtcttgtgaccacgacacGCCAaaaagacagacatgttcgtcaatgttgtgatcgcgaaaatatactatgtttggcgttctcgaggttgggaggccctttttctgctacccaaacactttataccctttgttaccctttttgagcctgtattattttctttgaccaccttCTTttagaatcaagtttagagtcaaaaaaggaaaaaaataacaaaaatgaaaacaaaagaaaaagaaaaagaaaaagaaaggtccATGTCCCAAAAGTACAAACTGaggcaattcttagaaagttcaggtaaaaggaagaagaagaaaagaacaatcaaaggtccatgccctcagAAAATAAAAGCTGGGGCAACTTGTTCtgaaaacaaaaagataaaaaaagaaaaaaagacaaagaaaaagaaagaaagaaatatggaaaaatagttaggtcagatgtttgaactacgttagacctgattcctttaaaaaaaggatacataggcagcctcacggttcggtccaaccaaataagaatttagaagaaaaagaaaaaaagtagaaaaatccaaaaattcccagtatcagaaactggggcagagattttatttcacttttgaaagattcgattccaagagttgtaaatctacaacccctcattttgagtctactttgagccttcataccgacccttctttccaaccctatccaaaaaccttccaaataaagacctcccgatatgccttcaagaatgctaggagaagcatgcaatgagcaacgatGGTCACACGACATAGAACATTGTCAAGTTTctcatagaaaaaaaaaagaaagaaaaaaatgagagagtcttgctagtgaaaaccctcacaggcacagAAAGGCGACAGTaagtagagatgaataaatgagagaggcttgttggtaaaaatccctcggggcaccactagtcgaaagttaGTCGTGAAGTTGATGCAAAAGATTGtcacgaacaagcccgacttcaaattcataagaatggtaaaagggaagatttggTCAGTTTGATAGATCGAcagttaagtccaaaatgcatgtcatgatcattaaggcttgttattggaaaaaaaaagaaaaaaaaatttcttccttctgtccttccgacagggtaatttcttgttaatacttgtttctttgcatcattctgtccttcactctgagtcagtccttgtcaaaataagtaagaaaagatttcaaaatctgctaccagcttttcagttgcacaaagtaaatttggccagcacgcTCAGTGGTTAAtttcaacatgccttgaggattcatgcaaaggctcccccCAAAAAACTCTTGTCATTCTACTTGgagcaagcaaagataacttgtgattctctctaacagacaaattgctcaaaaagcaggaagtcatttaAGATATCgaaaaaggtcacctaagcaaagatctccagttgggataaggctgattgagccgcaAATACAACtggtactgggtgtgaaacaATTAGAGTTGGTGCAGAACAAAAGTCTTTTGAGACTGACTCAAGCTGATCgagcagaagccaagctgcccaagactcaaggctaCAAACCGACTGCCATTTTtaaaactgaccaaattttctttgtgtgaaaccagaacaaagcagtgcaaggaaaatggttcacaaaaaaaagaaaaaaaaggaaaaaaaaaggaaaaagaaaaacatctttTCTTAGACTCCATAAGGAGAGAATAGTCCACTTGGGTGGAAGGGGAGGCCAGGTTTTATTTTACCTGGGCCAAAGACTGTCCCCTCTGCTCTTCCGGGAAAAGTTGCTTCCTTTTTTCGGGACTTTTCCGCAACTCCTTATCACTATTTCGCTTTCTATAAAGCATAGTGTCAGTCTCCCTTACTTTATAGGGTAGGAGAAGGTATCTCAAATATTTCCACTAGACTGGAATagataatcaaatctccattatATGTACAAAGTCGACATGTATTTCCTACaagaatataatcaaatctccGATGTATGAACAAAACCTCCCAATGGACAAGACCATCaacgaaaatatgagttcgatGTCACTCGAACTACGActggatcctacttcgacgacagttcgaaggtaacatcccaatgaccaaggccatcgacgaaaatatgagttcgatTTCACCCGAACTACAACGGGATCCTACATCGACGATAGTTCGAAGTTAATATCCAAATGGCCAAGGCCTTGgacgaaaatatgagttcgatTTCAcccgaactacgacgggatcctacgtCGATGACAATTCAAAgttaacatcccaatggccaaggccatcgacgaaaatattagttcgacctcattcgaactatgccgggatcctacttcgatgatAGTTCGAAACTAACATccaaatggccaaggccatcgacgaaaatatgagttcAATCTCATTCGAACTATGAAAGGATCTTACTTCGACGTCAGTtcgaaggtaacatcccaatggtcaaggccatcgatgaaaatattcgaactacgacgggatcctacttcgacgatagttcgaaggtaacatcccaatggccaaggccatcgacgaaaatatgagttcgaccttattcgaactacgatgggattCTACTTCGACACCAGTTTGAAAGTAATAATATGAGTTCGgcctcattcgaactacgacgggatcctactttgaTGCCAGTTCGAAAGtaacatcctaatggccaaggccataGATGAAAATATGGGTTCGACCTCATTCAAACTACGACGAGATcatacttcgacgacagttcgaaggtaacatcccaatggccaaggccatcgacgaaaatatgagttTGACCTCATTCTAACtatgacgggatcctacttcgatgctAGTtagaaagtaacatcccaatggccaaggccatcgacgaaaatataagttcgacctcattcgaactacagCGGGATACTACTTTGACGACAGTtcgaaggtaacatcccaatggccaaggccatcgacgaaaatatgagttcgatCTCATTCGAACTACGAGGGGATCCTACTTTGACGCCAGTTCGAATTAACAttccaatggccaaggccatcgacaaaaatatgagttcgacctcattcggaCTATGACGGGATCCTAATTCGACGCCAgttcgaaagtaacatcccaatggccaaggccatcgacaaaaatgtAAGTTCGACTTCACTCGATCTACGACAGTATCCCACTTTGACGACCGTTCAAAAGTAGCATCCCAGAGGCTAAATCCATTGCCAAAAGAAAAAGGGATCGACCTTACCCAAAGCAAAATCGGCTTAATAGTTTGACAAGTACCCTGGATACCATAGATATTACAAAGATCATCACCGAATCGTCAAAAAAAATTCTACATTACCTCAAAATGTTACTTACACCTATCTTTACAACGGGCTCAAGCATGCCCTTACAAAACTCCCAAAGCAAAAAGTAAGTACAAACAAAAAGTTACACATCATCCCCGGTTGGATTCGCATCTTCATACCAAGAGTCAAAAGTAAGACAGTTCGCATCATCAGAGTTGATGTCATCCCTATCAGGTGTAAGAGGATCGTACCCGCATGCCTCACGAGCTGCACGAGCTTCGGTATGCACACCCTGAAGTTATGTTTCAGATGCCCTCCCCCAGCATTAAAAACCTTTTAGACGTCAAGCCGGGCCTTGGCATGGACCCACAACTCATATAAGTGATGAGGCACGAGACTTAGAAGGTTGTGAGCGTCGACTTGCATCCTCCGTTCTTAGTGAGGCCACTTGCACATTCAATACTATAGCTCCGCCTCCAACTCCTTAGCACGCCCCTCAAGCCTCGCTACCTTAAGCTTAGATGCCTCCTTATCCTCGGTCAGCTCCGACCTACAAACACGGAGGGTATTCTCCAAGGCCACCGTTCCAGAAGTAGTAGTTGCCAGCTTATCAGCACCGACACTCAGTTTGCCCTTAAGCCCCTCAATCTCCACCGCCTTCGTACCTAATTCAATGGTCAAACTGGCCACCTTTGCTTGCAAGTCGGCATTCTTGGCCATCACCCCCTGCTTAACTCAAGTTCATCCTCCTTCACCTTAAGGGAGGCCTCAAGTTCACTGTTGCGGGCAACAACCTTCATAAGCTCCTCATCTCGCTCCCTCAGCTCCTCGACCTTGCGCGCCAGTTGGTCCTCACTCTGTTTGAGTCCCTCGCGGAACAATTGAAAATTAGGGTCCTGATTATGAATGTCAGCCATTGCACAACGCTTAGCCCGATACTATTAATATTTGGAAGACATCATCCCGTAGATGGCCATCCTCTTTCTTTCCCGGCGCTCGCGCTCGGTCTCCATGATAAGGGTCTAgcacaaaaagaaagaagttaAGACAAAAAGACAAGTCGACAATAACAACGCAAGCCCAAcgacaaaaaggaaaagaaagacacCTACCCACAAGGCCATGTCGGCGACATTCTAAGACAACTCCATGTCGCTCATCCCTCTAAGTACCTCGCTCTCAGGGGCAACACATAGAGGAGCTAAAACAGATGCCACTTGATCGCAGTTCGACAACAGGTTGTAGTCCCCCGGGACAACTATGTGATGATCAGACCCTTCCACTCTGACCTCCACATGAGTATGGCAACCTACAAACTCGCGAACGTCCTCCGGGTCGACATCTGAACCCGAGCCTTCGCCTTCGACATGCCGACCTCCTCCAATATTGGATGACGTGCCACCCTCAGCGGAGCGCACGGAGCCGGCCCCTTGGTAAATCCCTTTCGTTTGGGGAGACCTTCCCGCTAAGATGGCGTCGACCATAAATGTGGGTACACGTGCCGTCTGTGACGCCCTACTTCTACCGGCGTCCACGGCCACATCCTTCCCAAGCTCCATTCTCCTCCTTTTTCTCAGTAACGACTCGTCCCCGTTAGAGAATTCGTCCAAGAGGTGAGGGGTTGGTACGGAAGAAGCCTCCTCTCTCACTACCATATCCCGAGAGGGACCTTCCATTTGAATGGGTTGAGAACAACCCCCTCGAACAGATTCAGTCAAAGTAAACTGCATTCCTGCAGCAGCGACAGCCTGTTGGAGTGCAGGGACTGGTGCCTTCCGCCTGGAAGCTCCTCGACCTGTCGTTATAAAGAGTCGTATCAATAGACGACGATGTATAACCGAGGAAATGATACAAGGGAAAATGTTTACCAGATGAAATTCTCGGGCCGTAACATTTTACGAAGGCGGGCCAATCTCGGGTCTCCACTACATGGGGCAACAAATGGGCTACCCAATCCCTTATACCCGCAACAGGGTGGGGTGGACGTCTCATAGCTACAAATAAGAAACAAACAAATCCTATGATAAatgaagaataaaagaaatagtGAAATATGTGGCGACACTTTCGAGTCTCGTTCCATCGCTCGGGGAACCTGGCGGGATCAGAAACAATGTGTTCAGTTTTGACAAAGAAGTACTTATGCCAAAACTTGCGACTTGCTCGGTCGTCGGTCCCAACCACCAGCCCCTTTGTTCCACGATGTCTCAAATGCACCATAGTGCCCCTGTGGAAGTTGGGCGAGAATAGGTGCAAGAGGTGGTGGATAGTAACCTCACATCCTGCCAACTTCGCATACTTTGTCAACATGAGGAGTATCTTAAGCGTGTATGGTGAGAGTTGTGCCGGGAAAACTTGGTAGGATCTACAGAACTCCTCCACTAATGGAGGGAAAGGGAAAGAATGACCTATCGCGAAAGGGTACTCTTAAAAAGCGCAGTACCCAGGTCTATAGACTTCCACAAAATCCCTTCCCGCTAAGACCATGTCAACATGAGCGGGGATGCTATACTTTGTACGGAGAGCGTCAATATGAACTTGTTCTGTTTCAGAGAGCACGGGGGTAGGAGTAGGAGGAGGATTCTTGAAGAAGTCGCTTCGAGACATGGGGTGCCTCGGCAGCAACTCCTCCACCATGGGAAAACAATCCCCCTCTCCCACCATCATATCCTCACCGCCGGAAGGGGGCACTACAGACAACGAGACGGCCTCAAAAACCCCCTCACGAGATCGATGTGTTCGTGACATTCCTTTTGATGAAAAAGGTGTTAGAACAGTAGAGAAGGTTATGAGCGAAGAAtgggagaagaagaagcagaaggttGTTAGAACGAACTCGGGAGGGATGAGAAAGGCTAACCGGAAATGAAATGgccaagagtttttgaaaaaatataggaTTGGGTGGCGCCAGGATCGAAACGGAAGGTTGCAGAGCGGCACCGAACTTGAAGCGACAAGCCATCAACCCCTATCTCGAAAACACGCATAATGATGACGCACGTGGAGATGACGTCATTTCCCGGTAAAATACACTATCCGGTGTCTTGTTGAGCACGCTGACCGCCCATTATTGGCCAAGCCGTGACGCTTCGTGAGACCAAATTTCTCCATAAGAGCGAGTGATGTCAGCTCATCGAGGACGCACCAAGTTGCGACctcgacaagcggagggactaactgtatcgGTCCAAATTTGGACGACCAAGACCGTTGATGAGTACGACAAGCGACGAGATCCTCGTAGCTCGACATCCCATAGGAGACGACGAGCGAGCGAACAAGAGGCCGTACAATTTTTGCAATAGTGTAGGTCCATTAGGGAGCATTAGGAATATTCTCTCGAATATTCCCTACGACTTGTCTTTTAGGACTTAGAAAGGTTTTGTCTCTTATATATATAGCGAGAAAACAACCTTGTAAGGGCTCTCTCTGGACATTCTCCCAACTCAAAACACTCCTTTTAACACTTGTTCACATAAACAATTGAGATCATTATCGTTTGGTGATTCATCTTGATAGGgtcaagaagtatcaccctttGTAGTCATCCTGTATATCTTTTGTTCTGGAGGTTATTATACTCAGCTAAGATTTacctctttatttttttattgatttattcaaaaaaatTCCGATATCTTTTGAATCAAACAGTACCCACGATCATTATAAACCTCTTTGTAGTACAACCaaggagaaacaaatatattCTCAAATAATACCCCACAGCCGCATTTGAGAGATAGAGAACAGGTTGAGCATAAGGCTCAATAGTCTAAGGAGTGAGTCCGAATCAAAAATAGTAATTTAATGGTTTGAATTTAGAGAGAAGCTCAGATCGGCTCGAGGGACGGAGGGAGTGATGTTTAAAGCGTCTGGAGTAACGCTTTGTAGTCGTTTTTTGAAAACACTTGCACAGCCAATGAGGGGCACATATAATTGCTAACATAAAATTGTCATTTGcgaataaaataaaacatttggaGATTATATAAAGATGCTAGaaagaaaatattcaagaatccatAAGTATAtcataatcaaaatttattatgGTTAACTGTCAAGAAGCAAAATGCAATATTTTCTTAACTTTTCTTGCTCAGTGTACACAGAATTATAAAGAAAGAGTAAtaacgaatatatatatatatatatatatatatatatatatatatatatatatatatattgtgaataaGTGGAAACAAAAACAACATATATTGATTCAACATGATCAGAAGTGAAGCACAACAATCTCTTAACACAAATACCACTACTTTTCTGTATGGTACAATTGTATAGAATGCCCACTTGCGTGGTAGGATATAAAAATACTAGTCTGCAACTTTACAAATGAAGGGAGAAAAAGATTCTAGAACTATAAATCCATGTAAAAATGTAAACACAGGCATATTAACCTTATAGTCAGTTCATGATATCCATACAACAACCATCTGAGGTCATCTTCGCTTGAAATTACAATTCTCATGACGGAGGACAGATTGATGAGGACGGGATCAAGGAGAAGGATTGCCAGACTTCTAGGCTAGCTAGCAAGCGGGTTGCATATAACACTACTTTAAGCAAATCTCTCATTGAAATGGAAAAGGGCGCAAGTGAAGTGACATATAAAACATACACGTTCATATGGTACACATACTTTTGGCACGATCACATAACCCAAGGACAAATTTGTTGGGCTAAAGAAGACAATGCGTACAATGTGTTTGTAAAACATAATTAGAGAATTAACTTGATATATCTGGTTAAAAGGAAAGCTCATTCTTCATGGCAACAAATCTTGTTGGAGTGAGGTGATAAGAGCTATAAGTCCTGGCAAAGCTACAACCACGACGAGGATGACCAATCTCATCAGAGTCCATTTCCATCAAAACCTTGAGAAAAATATCAACATCACAAGGGAGGACCAGAGGACCTTTACTGTTATAACCAAACTCTGATTCTGCTTCTTCaagcagcatcttgaagatgggatGATTCACATACTCAGTCCTAATCACAAATCTTTGCTTCTGTGGTCCGACATAGATCGAGAAACAACCTTCTGTAGCAACTCGAACTCTTTTTCTGGTCTTTTTTGTCGTCAGAGCATGTCGATTTTCTGATGAGTTTTTTCGACCAAAAGATTTACATCTCTCCCATGTTTTTGGGATTaatcctttctttcctttttcagcTTTGTTGAAATCCATTTTTGCTTTTATTCCCAACAGAAATTAATGAGAAAAAAACACGTATTACGTAAAATATATGTAGGATTTAAGCTAACCTCTGTCGTAAGCCAAGTGAAACTGGATCTTCATCCTAGGCCTCATGGTGTTATTCATGTAAATATAAGTTCACACAAATAAGAGATATTCATGCAAGAGGATTATAGTTGaagagaacaaaaaaaaaaagaacgcttgaaatattcaagtagctacaaagaaataaaaagcaGTCGTCGAGATTTATAGATAAATAAATCCAAAAGAATATTTGAAAGAGTTGCAGAAGCAGGGGAGTTTATAAAAAGGGATTAGGAAGGAAGTAGGGGAGAATGTCAAGATAGATTAAACTCTTGCAAATAAGTTCTTTAAATATGTACACTATATATATACGAAGGCCAACTAGGGTATAAAAGTTGAAATATAATCTTCTCTTAAAATAAAAGGCCAATGTTGATTGTCAACGCTTGTGGGAATTATTAACGTTTCttgttatgttattattatttattatgatAAACCGTAGGGTGACACAAAGAGACTAATTTGTCTGACTTGGGAACGGGTAATGCGgtgtgtttattttttatttttttcaaaaccaTAAGCCATGCCACTTGTCAGTTATATTTATGCGAGAAAATAACAGAAAACAACATGTCACGTCCACAAACAACAACGAGCTAGCTCGtctaaaaatttgaaattatggGTGAATATTATTCATTATTCGTGATAGCGGAGATGGAATTTGAGACTTGAGATTATTTTGATAATGTAAGGCCGTGTTGACAAAAATAATATTGTTAGTATAAACCATCCAAATGTTCAAGGATGTTTACTTACAATATAAAACGCTCCAAATAATTGAGCCATTATTATAATGAGAATGTGTTATGTTAATAGGTACTAGTACAAATTAGCCAGAAATTTGAAGCTCAACTTACTCCCCACCCACCCCCCCACCCCATCCCCTCgccttcttttttcaaaaaaaaagaaaaagaaaaagaaaaagactcaGCCGAATAACCAATAGATGAAAGACAATTCGGTTATAGTAGGAAGTcttaattactcaaaagtttgcGACAAAAAAATGCTCGAGTTTAGGAAAAATAATGACCACTTGCCAATAAGTGATTCCTGTAAGCTGTTTGAGAGTGATTCCTGTAGGCTGTATCAAACAATCTTGGCTTAACTGGAAATGACAAACCAATTAACAATGAATTGAAAGTGAATCATCCAAAACAGGATCATAAGTAATAAGATCTAGCCTAAAATTGATACCTACCTTGCCTCACACGACATCATGAGATGACGA is from Nicotiana tabacum cultivar K326 chromosome 18, ASM71507v2, whole genome shotgun sequence and encodes:
- the LOC107820111 gene encoding auxin-induced protein 10A5-like, whose protein sequence is MDFNKAEKGKKGLIPKTWERCKSFGRKNSSENRHALTTKKTRKRVRVATEGCFSIYVGPQKQRFVIRTEYVNHPIFKMLLEEAESEFGYNSKGPLVLPCDVDIFLKVLMEMDSDEIGHPRRGCSFARTYSSYHLTPTRFVAMKNELSF